The following proteins are encoded in a genomic region of Eriocheir sinensis breed Jianghai 21 chromosome 2, ASM2467909v1, whole genome shotgun sequence:
- the LOC127002790 gene encoding carbohydrate sulfotransferase 10-like gives MVFPGILRRVNKTLPALLQTIAIICFIHYVAKGVLMKVQTRSHHDYHTRMKAGSLHAHSGRGGGGPRPAPVRSSSVNPHPAAVSFSSGKTSTTTVSPTTPPPVIPDKVMEREQKRRLDKLHKACTRMNMGLWATGQANNFTDEEKLAMAAVPKIPLYQALLVSEEKRLAVCPVVRAGSQWLSRLLLQLTGRFTNTKLYRLHEPPSAIARYNFPYLSSWEKYPVVLAKCVTVLMGRHPLDRLLASYRHVLENPDKNPHGYLHYGKRIVRAYRKGPTPSKGPTFEEFVRFLLEHDSRHLDEAWHPIIRRCTPCHIPYNAVVHYETMWHDVQWAWKKAGLGALNTTDYFTQSITPQVRRKYFSELTLAQIIALYRRFKLDFDIFGYTLEEHIAYAKPGDEAINPALMNSLPRQNMDVLQSVLRKAQEKPLVKQDEDQDVLRAPAESILGLSLTGERGPVEIADNHLPAEDYRQPPQASENILVSPE, from the exons ATGGTGTTCCCTGGAATACTCCGGCGGGTGAACAAAACCCTTCCTGCCCTCCTGCAAACCATCGCCATCATTTGTTTCATCCATTACGTCGCTAAG GGTGTTCTGATGAAGGTCCAGACAAGGTCACATCACGACTACCACACCCGCATGAAGGCGGGTTCCCTACACGCCCACAGCGGGCGGGGCGGAGGAGGCCCGCGGCCCGCCCCGGTGCGCTCCAGCAGCGTCAACCCACATCCCGCCGCCGTCAGCTTCTCCTCCGGgaagacctccaccaccaccgtcagcccCACCACGCCTCCGCCAGTCATTCCCGATAAGGTCATGGAACGAGAGCAGAAGAGGAGGCTAGACAAGCTGCACAAGGCTTGCACCAG GATGAACATGGGGCTGTGGGCGACCGGACAGGCGAATAACTTTACGGATGAGGAGAAGCTCGCCATGGCTGCCGTGCCAAAGATCCCTCTGTACCAGGCGCTGCTTGTGTCCGAGGAGAAGCGGCTGGCTGTGTGCCCTGTGGTCAGAGCGGGGTCGCAGTGGCTGTCCCGACTTCTCCTGCAGCTCACCGGCAGGTTCACCAACACCAAGCTATACCGCCTACACGAGCCTCCCTCCGCCATCGCCCGCTACAACTTTCCTTACCTAAGTTCTTGGGAGAAGTACCCGGTAGTGCTGGCCAAGTGCGTCACTGTGCTGATGGGACGCCACCCACTGGACCGCCTACTTGCGTCCTACCGCCACGTACTGGAAAACCCGGACAAAAACCCGCACGGCTACCTCCACTACGGGAAGCGGATCGTGCGTGCCTATAGGAAGGGTCCCACGCCGTCCAAGGGGCCAACGTTCGAAGAATTCGTGAGGTTCCTTTTGGAGCACGACTCCCGCCACCTGGACGAAGCCTGGCACCCCATCATCCGCCGCTGCACGCCCTGCCACATCCCGTACAACGCCGTGGTGCACTACGAGACGATGTGGCACGACGTGCAGTGGGCCTGGAAAAAGGCGGGGCTCGGGGCTCTCAACACCACGGACTACTTCACGCAGAGTATAACGCCACAGGTGCGTAGGAAGTATTTCTCTGAACTCACCCTTGCGCAGATCATTGCGCTGTATAGAAGGTTTAAATTAGATTTTGATATATTTGGTTATACTCTGGAGGAACACATCGCGTATGCCAAACCTGGAGACGAAGCGATAAATCCTGCGCTGATGAACAGCTTGCCGCGCCAAAACATGGATGTTCTTCAGAGCGTGCTGAGGAAGGCACAAGAAAAGCCACTGGTGAAGCAGGATGAGGACCAAGACGTGCTGCGGGCGCCCGCGGAGTCCATCTTGGGCCTGTCCCTCACGGGCGAGCGGGGACCTGTAGAGATTGCAGATAACCATCTCCCGGCTGAGGATTACAGGCAGCCCCCGCAGGCCTCGGAGAATATTTTGGTCAGCCCGGAGTGA